A single region of the Salvia miltiorrhiza cultivar Shanhuang (shh) chromosome 8, IMPLAD_Smil_shh, whole genome shotgun sequence genome encodes:
- the LOC130997959 gene encoding uncharacterized protein LOC130997959 isoform X2, whose translation MMQTQRTLENQQSMQSGQISGSLSFNGTLSKEDEEMSKSALSTFRAKEEEIEKKKMEVKEKVQAQLGRIEEETKRLAVIREELDALSDPMKKEVSFVRKKIDSVNKELKPLGQTCQKKEREYKEALEAFNEKNKEKVQLITKLMELVSESERMRLKKLEELSKNIETIRIA comes from the exons ATGATGCAGACGCAGAGGACGCTTGAAAACCAGCAATCTATGCAGTCGGGCCAGATTTCTGGGAGCCTCAGCTTCAACGGCACTCTCTCCAAGGAAGACGAGGAGATGTCCAAATCCGCTCTCTCCACTTTCAGGGCCAAGGAGGAGGAAattgagaagaagaagatggaaGTTAAGGAGAAAGTTCAAGCTCAGCTCGGCCGAATTGAAGAAGAAACCAAGCGTTTGGCCGTCATCCGtgag GAATTAGATGCCCTCTCAGACCCAATGAAGAAGGAAGTCTCCTTTGTTCGCAAGAAAATCGACTCTGTTAACAAGGAGTTAAAGCCATTGGGGCAAACATGCCAGAAGAAG GAGAGGGAGTACAAAGAAGCTCTAGAAGCATTCAATGAGAAGAACAAAGAGAAAGTACAGCTAATCACTAAATTGATGGAG CTGGTGAGTGAAAGCGAGCGGATGAGGCTGAAGAAGCTGGAGGAGCTGAGCAAGAACATAGAAACAATACGCATCGCCTAA
- the LOC130997959 gene encoding uncharacterized protein LOC130997959 isoform X1 produces MMQTQRTLENQQSMQSGQISGSLSFNGTLSKEDEEMSKSALSTFRAKEEEIEKKKMEVKEKVQAQLGRIEEETKRLAVIREELDALSDPMKKEVSFVRKKIDSVNKELKPLGQTCQKKEREYKEALEAFNEKNKEKVQLITKLMEVRAKLILLIHSNHTLNARELKLITSYVFYSAGE; encoded by the exons ATGATGCAGACGCAGAGGACGCTTGAAAACCAGCAATCTATGCAGTCGGGCCAGATTTCTGGGAGCCTCAGCTTCAACGGCACTCTCTCCAAGGAAGACGAGGAGATGTCCAAATCCGCTCTCTCCACTTTCAGGGCCAAGGAGGAGGAAattgagaagaagaagatggaaGTTAAGGAGAAAGTTCAAGCTCAGCTCGGCCGAATTGAAGAAGAAACCAAGCGTTTGGCCGTCATCCGtgag GAATTAGATGCCCTCTCAGACCCAATGAAGAAGGAAGTCTCCTTTGTTCGCAAGAAAATCGACTCTGTTAACAAGGAGTTAAAGCCATTGGGGCAAACATGCCAGAAGAAG GAGAGGGAGTACAAAGAAGCTCTAGAAGCATTCAATGAGAAGAACAAAGAGAAAGTACAGCTAATCACTAAATTGATGGAGGTGAGGGCAAAACTAATCTTGCTTATCCATTCTAATCACACACTAAATGCCCGTGAGCTTAAGTTAATAACGAGCTATGTTTTTTACTCAGCTGGTGAGTGA